One part of the Lycorma delicatula isolate Av1 chromosome 7, ASM4794821v1, whole genome shotgun sequence genome encodes these proteins:
- the ATPsynB gene encoding ATP synthase subunit b, mitochondrial codes for MLSRIAFHTVKNVSFNKIIPSAVGAVRCTTSQPSAPSPHDTGEFTHYAKSGTRFPWEGPERDVVNFPRPVQPEYPGKTRFLFIPEEWFEFFYKKTGVTGPYVFGFGLYNYLMSKEIWIIEHEYYYVYATAILIYIANKKFGSKIGNFLDKELDKEAEEIKSIQGDEIKNYESLIEQEKKLQWQSEGQKLLLEAKKENIFIQQEAIYRERAMHVYNEVKKRLEFHAQKQLMERRVSQKHMVDWVVNEVLKSITPQQEKDTLKKCLVDLQALASRG; via the exons taaaaaatgTGAGTTTTAATAAGATTATCCCATCAGCGGTTGGTGCTGTACGATGTACTACTTCACAACCCAGTGCACCTTCTCCACATGATACTGGAGAATTTACTCATTATGCCAAGAGCGGAACAAGATTTCCATGGGAAGGTCCAGAACGAGATGTTGTAAACTTTCCACGACCTGTACAACCCGAATACCCAGGAAAAACTCGATTCCTTTTTATTCCTGAGGaatggtttgaatttttttataagaaaactggAGTAACAG gtcCTTACGTCTTTGGGTttggattatataattatttaatgagtaAAGAAATCTGGATTATTGAGCATGAATACTACTATGTGTATGCTACAGCAATCTTAATATATAtagcaaacaaaaaatttggtTCTAAAATTGGTAACTTTTTAGATAAGGAGTTAGAT aaagaggcagaagaaataaaatcaattcaagGAGATGAGATTAAGAATTACGAAAGTTTAATCGAACAAGAAAAAAAGTTGCAGTGGCAGTCTGAAGGACAAAAATTGTTGTTGGaagcaaagaaagaaaatatctttattcaACAAGAAGCCATCTATAGAGAGCGTGCCATGCATGTTTATAATGAa gtaaagAAACGTCTTGAATTCCATGCGCAGAAGCAGCTGATGGAAAGAAGGGTATCTCAGAAACATATGGTCGATTGGGttgtaaatgaagtattgaaATCTATTACACCTCAACAAGAAAAAGACACGTTGAAGAAATGTCTTGTCGATTTGCAAGCTTTAGCTTCTAGAGGCTAA